The following is a genomic window from Artemia franciscana chromosome 4, ASM3288406v1, whole genome shotgun sequence.
aatgagaaaataaatattttttttcaactggaagtaatgaccagtattaaaaattaaaacgaacataaaatattaggTATATAGCGGGGTTCGTCTCCCCCagaataccttgctctttatgctaaataatttttagtaattttaactatttattctacggcctttgtgattcaggggtcattcttaatgatttgggacaaaattcaacctttaatgtaaagagcgagatattggcGAAGAAGCAATGCATcaataataaagtaataaaaatacacaaatatagaagttccttacgtaagttaatccgtaaggtatgtatgtttattactaacaaaaacgtttgtaaaaaaaaatctagttgcatttttagttaaccaaaaattagagggcaactaggcctcctcctccatttattttttttatcaaacgtCGCAAAAGCATAAGTGGGCTTTTAAGACTAATTCTTATTTCGATCAATAATGCAAGATATCattgaatttttagttttctttcttccTAGATTTATGGGCCTTAGATCCTTCAAGCCCTGGGCTTATTTGGCTTTTTACGGATGAAGCGGAGAGCGAACCAAACAATGAAACTGCGAGAAAAGGGGTTTTTCTTTCTACAGAGCTAGGGAAAGGGAGTTTTCGTTTGTTGGTGTGTTGGAAGTTTTGTCCATGAAATGCGCAGTTAAAACTGGGCTTTAGTCTTACCATATATTGGTCTCAGCCTTAGGGGAATACGTTTTGGAAATTAATAAAGTGATTACCATTCAAAAAAACCTCGGGAtttttaaagcaacaaaaaaaaaaaaacagcataatattAAGGACTGTAATTCCAATAGTATCCTTGTAGCTAAAACGTTATGAAAACACTACTACCGTAATACCCCCGGACACTTTCATCATTTCATATAAtctttcataaattttaaaaacattaaaaggtGCTACGCTTAAGAGGACCTTTTTGCGTGAGATGGTGACTCGAAAAATAATTATAGGCGGTTTTCCTATGCCTGAGTGCAGTTTAAAAGTCTTGAAATTTCACTAGAAATATAGGTTGAAATAAAGAAGCTAAATGGACACAAGTAATGGCTAAATAACTTGTATTTTAaacattcaataaaataaatgacgagaaTAGGTTTCTCTTAATTAGTAAAAACGAAAACTATTCACTTGTGAAAAAATCGCTTTGTTTCCTGAGAGGAAGAAAGAATCGGTCCCTTGGAACGATAGAATTGTGAAGCTTTTTCGTTTGGGGTTGAATCTGTCCATCTTCTTCCAAAAAAGGGAGACTTTTCTTGGGGATGCTTTGCTGAATCTGAATATTTCCGGTATGCATGATTACCCCTCACGTttattttaggaaatttatTGGGTTGTCGCAATGGTGGTTGATTGTTCTTCCACCGAATTTTTGGGGTTAACAAAACGTTCCTACTGTTTTCAGACTTTGGTCTGTTTGGTTTACTGAATATTTTAAAGGGCTCTGTCTTTACAAAAATATGGTTTTTTATATTAGTGGAAGGGACGCAATCCTCTTTCAAACCTTGATTAGTATCTACAACTTTAGCATATAGTACGGGCTCGTTGGTTTCTAGCACATTAGCTTCTAAAGCTGTGCTATTTATGACCTTGGGTCTGACAGTAATTTTGTGGCTGGATTTTACATCAGTTACCTCGAGTAATTGGTTTTGCTCGAGCGTATCAATAGGTATCGATTCATCATTTCCATTGAACCAATTACtgtcaaaattttccaaaaaaatttctttccaaCCTGAACTAGGCCTAGGTAGCCCGGAAATATAAAGTGGTTTCTGTCCATATTTGTCTGTGTCAATTTCCCTGTTGACAATGtttgacaaattaaaaattttatttgccaaTGTTTCAATAGTGTCTTTTGGATTCTGTTCTGTCCTAATTTTCTCAACTTCTTCTTTCAATTCATAGGGCTTTACGTCAACGTCATCTGTCTTAGGAGAATAATGTTCTTCTAGGACGCTAAGAAGCTTAGCTTCACCAACGCCACCAAATCCTTCCTCATGTAGACGGTAAAGAAGTATATCTTCGTTATCGTCAACGGGCACAACTAACCTTAGGTATGATgattgttttccatttttttgtgTATCCCGTTTTAGTCTCGTAACAACCTTTCCTGGCCTCGTTTTACAAGTAATCTTTACTATCCCTATTACTGTTTTCTGGTCGTTTGCACTCTCATTTGGTTTTCTCATGAAATCCTGTGAGTTTTTTCCCGCCTCTATTAACGGTTTAACAGCAGCATTTGAAGAATTGCTAAATCCAGTTTGTGCATCCAGTTTAATGCttaaattattgattttattcaGTTCTTTACTAACATTTTCTTGTTGTCTTTCCTGAGAATGGACTGGAAGTTTTGTGTTTGCTGGTGGttcttttttcaggtttttaacattaagatcttttatttttttggaatacTCAATAGCTTCCTTGCTTTTTCTACTCAAAATAGGTGAAGCTATATATTTCTGTTCATTATGGTTAATAATTTGACTATATTTTTGCCCTGTCTTAAAAGATGATTTCCCAAGTGACCCTTCAGGGTTGAATGCTACATTATTTCTTTGACTGGTTGGTCTTTCTTTATTCTGAACTTTTTGAGGAATCGGCTTGACTAAAATCTTGTCTACAGACCGGGAATTTGGCGCGATgttctgttttcttttcaatcGGATATGTGTTTGCCAAGTGATTTGATGTGATGGAACAGTCTTTTTTAGAATATGTCCATATTCCAAAGGAACAGATTTAGACTTTTTAATCGGTAAAACACTTAGTTCACTTCTATCTTCGCTTGATAAGAAGGCTCGATGTTTAATTTCAGATCTGCTCAGGTTTTTCACAATTTGATATTCCATGGTAAGGTTTTTATCTAAATTCATCTTCTGATCCATAGAAAGATGATTATAATTCCGTAACTTCTTGTTGACTCCAGCATAAAAATCAGGGGTGAGGTGCGACAGAACGATcgaaacctgaaaaaaaatatatataaatatacattcaAGACGAACTTGGAAATTCTTGGGCTAGATTTTCTCATGGGCTGCCGTTCCATGGAAAACATGTGATTTTACAACAAGTCTATAGCTTTATCTTGGACCGAAATGACCACATGCTTTATACATTCAAGACGAACTTGGAAATTCTTGGGCTAGATTTTCTCATGGGCTGCCGTTCCATGGAAAACATGTGATTTTACAACAAGTCTATAGCTTTATCTTGCACCGAAATGACCACATGCTTTATACATTCAAGACGAACTTGGAAATTCTTGGGCTAGATTTTCTCATGGGCTGCCGTTCCATGGAAAACATGTGATTTTACAACAAGTCTATAGCTTTATCTTGCACCGAAATGACCACATGCTTATATCATTGAATTGATTAGTCCCAAATTCTTCCATGACCGCTCACGACtacgactgcaactacttgcgacCGTGACTACATAAGACTGCAACTATTTGTGACTACAATTGTAACTAAGCGCAATTGTTTCGACTGCAACTACTTACGAATGCTCTTTATGACTTCGACCGCAACTTCAGTTTTCTCCTTAAGAACTTAAATTTTAACTTGCTATTAAAGCTTGGGCAACATTTTGCAACGAATTGAGTTATAGTTATACGATACAGCTTCAGATGAATACGAGGAACATTACTCAGACAATTGGATTGAAAATCTACATAATCTATGGGCTTTTATAAGGTCATTCTTACCCATCATGTTACAACCTTGAGCAAAGACAAATATTAATTGACACTCCCTTTCAACATGTGCTGACAGTTTTTACTTGATTTTCTTAGCCGTTTCTGAGGCATTGTGGATTTGCTCTTTTGACCACCTCGATGCACATAgtctcttttcatttagttgaactttatcctcaCCTCTCCCTAAAAGAATCAGATTAATAACCCAGCTAGTTTTGAAAAGTTGTAGATACAACCTTTTGAAAGCCTTGGATGCACGCAACGTGTTTTAATTTGGCCCAAAATCACCAGCAACATGGCCTGAAAGTTCAAAAGTAATTCACTTAAATTTTCCTGGGAATTGCACAGacccccttttgacaatccgaaTATAATATAGTGTCTTGATTAGTTTTACATCCCACATAACTTCCCTGATAGTTTCAACATAAGACTCTATTTTGTTCCTGAAATGTTACATCTAAGGCATTTCGACAATCAGGGCGCGCcttaacttttttgaattaattcattaattgtagcagtagtagtagcagtagcatttGCAGTCGCAATCGTAACAGTCCTGTTATTTTTGAAGTAGTacagtagaagtagtattttTTAACGTTATAGAAGAGAAAACGCTTCGaatgcatttttgttttcagtacgGCGCATGTGAAGTTTTGATATTTAAGAGACATAAAAAGATAAAGGGAGCGTTCCCACTATTCTTACTTGCGATatgttctgtttgttttaagttttagttaattttttttgtaatttattttcgttttgggtttcatttcttATTTGATAGTGCTTTTTGCTCGTTTTACTATTTGTTTTAATGtacctctttacttttcttgaatAACtccttttgtgaaaaaagtctttttttaattattcgaCAAAAGTAACCAGTTCTTCGATAAAAAAAGTATCCTCACTAAAGAAGACTATTTAAATAATGACTGCGCTGGCCCTAATTCATTTTAATGGTACTAAAGGAGTTATCATATCTCCTTGAAATTTGTTGCAATAAATTCATGGATTTCTGAAATTTTGCTGCTGATGATATGTGATTATGAAAAGAATTTCTTTGTCTGGAAAGACACTATTCTCTGTCCTATTCTCACGGCAAGAGAACGATCGATAAAACATATTGTATAGccttattcaaattttaatttatttttaaacaatcaaatttcAGAGTGTTATGAGCAAAATAGGGAGGAATTTATGTCACTGGGTCCAAGGCCATGCCTATGGAATACCAAAACTGACACTGGTCGTTTTCCAAGCATAATATTCTGAGAAATATACGATTTTTGGTTATTTGACGCTTAAATGGACACTTTTCTGGGTTGACCCTTCCccgcttaaaattaaaatactggGCATAGGCATACCCTCGTCTTTTTCTATTATTGTAAGGATTGTAATTCACTGACAAATTTATTACTCGAAATTTTTCTCCTCAAAGTCTCCTTTTACTgtcaattcaaaatataaaatacaataaaaactaaaaaagccttGATTTGAGGTTCTAATATTAAATTTccctttagttttcttattataAGCAGAAGACTGAGCTAATAGCTTCTGAGGGTAATGAACATTGAAGTGCTtaggtttgaaaaaaattagtacgACACGGTTGACATTTGAACTAAgtaaaattcttagaaaattatcgGTAGAATTTTTACCGATTTTATCATCGATATTGTATTTCAAGCGTAATTCGGTTTTAAGGTAAAATCTTTGCATTATATACTTAAATACTAAGGTTATTTCCAAAAAATAGGCAACTGAAGACACAGTTCAGGGGACACATACCtcaaaaaatcacttttcaagaataatttacttttacattgatgtaaaattctatttctatttctggtAAATATATAGGGGTTGACTACTTCTGAAGAAACAAGACTAAAAAACAAGTATCTTTGCATTCCTTATTTTACGCTATTTTCTAACATTGTGGTTGCTTTTCTGACAATGAATACCCCACTCTCCATTTTCTTGACTGTCCCAGGTATACCCAcagtaatatataaaaaactaaaagaaaataccaaaacagtGAAGTTCTTACTTTATCATATGCACTCATATTTCCTTCCATTGTTATCCACTATTTAAATCGtgtcaaataatattttatctaTACTTCGTTGTAATCACGACGAAACTACCGATATCCCTTTGAACCGATATCACGAGATGAAATTAATAGACAAAATATATTTGGGCTATTGGGTGAAATGCAAGAAAAGCGACCATGATACTCGGaaatagcataaaataaggaatctaacgGTACTAATTTTGTTTGATTAGTATGTTTCCTTCAGAAGTGGCCAACCAATATATATTTACCCAACTTCTTATAAAATGTAAGTGGCAATAAAATTCCAGATTTAACTTTAGGGTAATGAGAATTAACTGTTCTTACGGTGCATAGAAATAATGACAAATATCTCTTTTTGAAGATCATAATGAActtaaaactatatatatatatatctataaatcCAGTAAttcactaaaataaatatttgattcgCTGCTCCGCAATTTTTTGCAATAGTTTATCGGTTTCATGTAATGTTTTTCACGACATTTAAAACAGACGAACACACATCAATAAAAGTTTATTGGTCATATTCAAGTCTTCTTAATCCTACTGCCAcatatttataagaaaatgaGGCATTATGTCTCTACTCTTTTTATCTATGAAGTTCATGAATGGGCACTATTTCTCCTAGGTGAATGGATGgttgagtagggttaaggcctcgttcaagtgCTTATCCATCTTAAAAGCTAAAGTTGAAATAAGTTTTACTCACCTAATAATTACCTTTAACGCAATATAACATTCACGCTATTTATAAGCAAAGCTACCTTCCCTGAGAAGTAGCTGTCGACGTTCTtgaaaagggggggggagggtgaaattccaaataaaatttaacacGAAAGACCCCCAAAAAGTCTTTTAAGGCTTTgagtttaaaattgaatttttcaatcaTGCGGAACCCAGCCCTCAATGACGTACCTGTCAACATATATAAACATTACCTCTTTGATGGGACATAAGAAAGCATGCGGATGGAAGAAAAAAGGGGACTATTCCTTAAAGTGATAATAACAAAACTCCAAGTATTCTGCCATTTGTAAATCATAATTGGTTGAGTAGTAGGAGTATTTAGAACACAAGTAGCCGGGAAATTGATTTCCCATGCGTATGGTGTTTTATCATCCTTGACACACATTTGTGAACAAGATTTGCTGAAACAGCTTTAAATGACAAATCCTTCTTactggacatttttttttgaaaacatggCAACCAtgaataatttcaatttcaaaatttgctaaaattacacaaaaaattttaacttttatataagaaaattgcaatgtgtttttacttttcttgattttgtcacCGTTGATTTATTTTAGCGGTACACGCGTTGAAACAAGACTGATGAATGACAAATATATAGCTAGGGCTTTATACTttcacattagggggaggggggtaaagtatagtcgAAGCACTtttaaaatgtgttaactacaatttttctgcatattatgaagtaaagattgttttttttatcatgtttccttttcaatagcccCAATTGTAGGCTAATACCAACATCTATAAGATATGGTTGTTATGTCAGCCAAACTTGATAGAAACTAATAATATGTGTTCTTCCTGTGTAATTCAGTGGTTCAGGATTGATCCAACTTTTGTGGTAGTAACAGGTCCCTGGATTCTAGTCGTAGAGACATCTACCTAGGATTGTCGGACCTCCTTTGCTGAGAAGCGCCGGCTATTGTCTTATCTAAGAACTTTTCGGGTTTCGGACCATTTTGACCTCTATATGAGGAGGGGGGTAAGGTGGAATCTTTAAGTCCATGTCATCAGCACATTTCCCGGGAAAAACATCCCAACCAAAATTGATTGGGATTAAGAGATACGCTCCTAGTTATGTCATAGAAAGGGCATATTTCGGGTATTgaacttttttccatttttctttgcCCAGCAAATCTACCATTTTctcaaatgaaacaaaatttagCACTTCTTGTGAATTTTAGACCTTCTCAAGGAGGAGAGGGGTGGGATTAATCGCcactcttttgttttttctttctccttgtGTGAACATAAAACGTTACATTAGAGGTGAAATCAAAGAACGTGAAATATATTGCAGTGGCAGCTGACAAGCAGCGTTGAGAGTAAGTATTACGAGACTAGCAAAAAGCTGGGAAGGCTTTTCAGAGTAACTATGGAGCTTGTTGAAAATCTTATACAGGTATTTGTAAGGTCCAGTTTAACCTCGGTATAATTACTGTCGTTTTATCAGTTGCCTTTTTTGTATACTGTATTATTTCAATCATAACATTTTCGTTTGTACATACAATAAATCACGATTGCAGTGACAGCTGCAACCTAGGAAAGAATGACCCACACCCCAGAATaaccaaaaacttgaaaatgcgCTAAAATAAGTGtgttgtaaaaaacaaaaaatttttagttgtttcagGAACTGTATATACGCATCTATGCCTTGGGCCATCCAAA
Proteins encoded in this region:
- the LOC136026149 gene encoding uncharacterized protein LOC136026149 yields the protein MIFKKRYLSLFLCTVSIVLSHLTPDFYAGVNKKLRNYNHLSMDQKMNLDKNLTMEYQIVKNLSRSEIKHRAFLSSEDRSELSVLPIKKSKSVPLEYGHILKKTVPSHQITWQTHIRLKRKQNIAPNSRSVDKILVKPIPQKVQNKERPTSQRNNVAFNPEGSLGKSSFKTGQKYSQIINHNEQKYIASPILSRKSKEAIEYSKKIKDLNVKNLKKEPPANTKLPVHSQERQQENVSKELNKINNLSIKLDAQTGFSNSSNAAVKPLIEAGKNSQDFMRKPNESANDQKTVIGIVKITCKTRPGKVVTRLKRDTQKNGKQSSYLRLVVPVDDNEDILLYRLHEEGFGGVGEAKLLSVLEEHYSPKTDDVDVKPYELKEEVEKIRTEQNPKDTIETLANKIFNLSNIVNREIDTDKYGQKPLYISGLPRPSSGWKEIFLENFDSNWFNGNDESIPIDTLEQNQLLEVTDVKSSHKITVRPKVINSTALEANVLETNEPVLYAKVVDTNQGLKEDCVPSTNIKNHIFVKTEPFKIFSKPNRPKSENSRNVLLTPKIRWKNNQPPLRQPNKFPKINVRGNHAYRKYSDSAKHPQEKSPFFGRRWTDSTPNEKASQFYRSKGPILSSSQETKRFFHK